GGTGTGTGCGACTCGTGTGTCTCCCTCGCCCCGGGCGGCCCGGGCAACCTCGACGTTATGGAGCTCGACGCCGCGAGCCACAACGGCGTGGAGGACATGCGTGATCTTCGCGACCGTGCGATCTACGCCCCCGCGGACTCCCGCTACCGCGTCTTCATCATCGATGAGGCGCACATGATCACCAACGCGGGCTCCAACGCGCTGCTGAAGATCGTGGAGGAGCCGCCGGAGCACCTCATCTTCATCTTCGCCACGACGGAGCCGGAGAAGGTCATCGGCACGATCCGTTCGCGCACCCATCACTATCCGTTCCGGCTGGTCGCCCCGCCGGAGATGCGCGGCCTGCTCGAGCGCATCGTCGCCGACGAGGGCGTCTCCGTCGAACCTGCCGTCTACCCCATGGTCATCCAGGCCGGCGGCGGCTCCCCGCGTGACACCCTCTCCACCCTGGACCAGCTCCTCGCCGGCGCCGGCGAGGACGGGCTGAGCTACGACGAGGCGTTGCCGCTGCTGGGGGTGACGGATCTCTCGCTTCTCGACGACTCCGTCAACGCCATCGCCGCGGGCGACTCCGCCGCCCTGTTCACCGTGGTCGGCCGGGTCATCGACTCGGGCCACGAACCCCGCCGCTTCACCGAGGACCTGCTCGACCGCCTGCGCGACCTGCTCATCCTGCGCACCGTGCCGCAGGCCATCGACCAGGGACTCGTCGACGCCCCCGCCGACCGCGCCGGGATCCTCCAGGAGCAGGCCGAGCGGTTCCCGGGCGAAAAACTCGCGCGCCTCGCCGAAACGGTCAACGACGCGCTGAAGGACATGCGCGGCGCCACCTCCCAGCGGCTCATGCTGGAGATCGCCTGTGCCCGCATGCTTGTCGACGCCTCGCCGGCCGCAGCGCCCGTGGCCAACACCTCGCGTGATGCGGCGGCTGCCGCGGCTGCTGCGCTGGCGGCGTCGGGGTCCGCGGGGGCTTCGGGGGCTTCGGGGGCTTCGGCGAAGGAGCAGAAGGAAGAGGTCGAGCGGACGCCGCAGCCGACGGCGAGGCCGGAGCCGAAGCCGGAGCCCAAGTTGGCGCCGGCGCAGGCCCCGCGGCCGGAGCCCAAACCTGAACCCAAACCTGAACCCAAGCCCGAGCCGAAACCCAAGCCCGAGCCCGCCGCCGAATCCGGCGACCTCGTGGAGAAGATCCGCGCGGGCTGGGCCGATGTTCGCCGGGAGGTGGGCAAACACAACCGCGTCGCGGAGATCATGCTCACCGAGGCCAGGGTGCTCGGCCTGCGGGACGAGACCCTCATCCTCGGCCACAACACCGGGGCGCTGGCCCAGCGCATCAACGCGGAGAGCAACAACAAGGACGTCGTCGCGGCGCTGAAGGAGAAGTTCGACCGCGAGCTCGAGGTGCACTGCGTCGTCGGCACCGACCCCACGGCTGCGGGCCTGGACGACCCGGCGCAGCAGAAGAATAGTTCG
This sequence is a window from Corynebacterium doosanense CAU 212 = DSM 45436. Protein-coding genes within it:
- a CDS encoding DNA polymerase III subunits gamma/tau, giving the protein MALYRKYRPASFAEVVGQEQVTVPLSKALDSGHINHAYLFSGPRGCGKTSSARILARSLNCVQGPTSTPCGVCDSCVSLAPGGPGNLDVMELDAASHNGVEDMRDLRDRAIYAPADSRYRVFIIDEAHMITNAGSNALLKIVEEPPEHLIFIFATTEPEKVIGTIRSRTHHYPFRLVAPPEMRGLLERIVADEGVSVEPAVYPMVIQAGGGSPRDTLSTLDQLLAGAGEDGLSYDEALPLLGVTDLSLLDDSVNAIAAGDSAALFTVVGRVIDSGHEPRRFTEDLLDRLRDLLILRTVPQAIDQGLVDAPADRAGILQEQAERFPGEKLARLAETVNDALKDMRGATSQRLMLEIACARMLVDASPAAAPVANTSRDAAAAAAAALAASGSAGASGASGASAKEQKEEVERTPQPTARPEPKPEPKLAPAQAPRPEPKPEPKPEPKPEPKPKPEPAAESGDLVEKIRAGWADVRREVGKHNRVAEIMLTEARVLGLRDETLILGHNTGALAQRINAESNNKDVVAALKEKFDRELEVHCVVGTDPTAAGLDDPAQQKNSSWNPQKQDQKQSAGDEEPVDSAEESEQGVDKPQDSWGAPAKIGGEAAAAPVEKPAPVKKPAPEPAGDWRAAMAAAAQGAADRAKKEEANSFSDGVPLPPEPEADPPPDFEEAPAAAPAPEPSQPAAMSRDEEEAMMADQAQEPGQRDHRDATAMAVDLLQSELGARLL